In Maridesulfovibrio sp., the genomic stretch GCAATCCGGACCGATTAATCTTTCCGCGACCTTCAACCTTGGTTCCGGTTTGATACAGCTGGAGAGTTTTGAGGCGAACATAAAAAAATTGGAAGTTAATCTGCCCAGGTTCGGTCTAATCAACCCCGACCTGACTCTCAGTGGAAAAGGCGAACTTGATCCGAGATCAGGAATGATCAATTTAACCGGTTTACGCGTCAAAGCCGGGCAACTTCCCGAACTTGAAGGTTCGTTTAATTATCGACCGGACAATCATGGACAGTGTCTGCTGAAAATAGAAAATCCACTTCCCCTTATGGAAAGGCTTGTAGAACTGAATTTCCCTGACTTTGAGCATTGGGAAAAAGAAGGCGAATTCTCGCTGAACATTGAGCTCCAGCAGATACAAAACTCACCGAAAGCTGTTTTGCGTTTTGAATTCTCGGATACATCCGCAGCTTCCCCCGAAGGCACCGTCCTTGTTGAAAGCATGAGCGGAAATATTCAGGCAAGCAGCCCACTGGATAATCCGCAACTGGACTTGAAGATTAATTTAAAAACCGGGGAAGCTCTTTACGATACGTTCTACGTAAATCTGACCAAAAACCCATTACACCTTGAGTTCGATTCACCACTGCCCGACAGCGGCGGAAACTTTGACTTTTCTGCCGTTGCTGATTGGAAAGGCATAGGCAGACTGAACACCTTTGCCCAAATACATGATATTTTGGGCACACCATCGTTCACAGGCAAGACAGAGTTTAAAACCAGACAACTCTCAGCCCCCTTTCGGACTTTTGTAATCGAACCTTTTTCATTGGATGGTCTGGACGGAAGCGGCGAATTTTCGATGGATTACGTCTTCAGCGGCTCTAACCGGAACACGCACCTGAACGGCAGAATGTCCTTTAAGAATTGCTCATTCAGCCAAGATCAACTTTTATTCGATGGTATCAACGCTGAACTTCCTTTTGTACTTTCCTTGAATGAAAATTTCCTGCCGCAAGCTGATGAAACCCTGCCCAAGCCACAGTCCGGAGTACTTAGATTCAAAAGAATTGCCGCCGGACAACTGGAAATTGAGAATTTTGCCTTCCCGGTCAGCGTGTCGTCTAACGCGATACAATTCGGGACTATCCCGGCTATTAATCTTGAGGGCGGATCACTGCGCTTATCCGATTTGAAAATGCACCACCCCTTTGAAGACGATTTCGTACTCAAAGGAAAAATAACGGCCAAAAACATAAATATGCTGCCACTATCCCCCACGTCACTGCCCATTGAAGGACAGATCGGCGGCGATCTTAATTTCTGGCTGCTGAAAGATCACCTTTCCACTACAGGCAGCCTTGTTGGTAAAGTTTACGGCGGGGAAATGACCATTGACGAGATTTTCGCGGAAAAACCCTTCGAAGATTCACGGCAGTACGGGGCAGACTTCGAACTCAGGAGCATCAACCTTGAACCGCTAAGTCAGGCACTGGATATCGGGCGCATCACCGGACGCATGAACCTTGACCTGACCGGACTGGTCATAGCCTACAACCAGCCTGCGTCATTCCACATGCTGGCACAAACAACACCCGGTTCGGAAAAAACAGGCGACATCAGCCTCAAAGCGGTAAATACTCTTTCGGTAATCGGCACAGGTTCAGGCCTGACCGGAGCCGGAGTTGGAATGTTTTCCCAATTTTTCAAAGAATTCAGCTATGCCGGACTTGGACTTGAGTGTACCCTGAATGACGACATCTTCAAGATCCGGGGCTTGATCAGGGACGACGGAATCGAGTACATTATTAAAAGACCGCCATTGTTCGGCATCAACGTAGTTAACAGTAACCCCGAAAACCTGATCAGCTTTACCGACATGCTCAAAAGGCTGCGGCGGGTTATCGGCAACTAACAGCACAGGAGTTTACCATGCTCAAAAAAACCGCTCAGGTTTTAACCTTTCTCAGCCTTCTTTCCTTTGTCGCCTGTGTGACAGTAAATATATATTTTCCGGCAGCAAAAGTGGAAAGAGCCGCTGAAGATATTGTTGAGGATGTATATGGAGCCGATAAAGGTCAGCAGGAAAACAGCAAGGACCAATCCGCTGTTGAAATATTTCTTGCGCTGGTCACTCCGCAACAGGCTCTTGCCCAGTCTGTGTCCAAAGCAGACGTTGAAAGCATTAAAAAATCAAATTCAGCCATTCGCGGCCTAAAAAACACTATTACCGCCAACCACAAGAAACTTGTCCCTTTCTACAATGCCGGAAATGTTGGTATCACTAATGACGGTTACCTGAAAATAATCAGCAAGGACGGACTGGATATCAAACAGACAGCGGAATTACGCCGCCTTGTCTCACAAGACAACGACATCCGCGATCAGCTGTATGCCGAAGTTGCCTCCTCCATGAATATTCCCGGCAGCGAACTCGGAAAAGTTAAAGCGATATTTGCGCAGGAATGGCAGGAAGGCGCTCCTTCAGGCTGGTTCATCCAGAACCGGAACGGCAAATGGGCCAAAAAGTAACCCTGTACTGCCATGCCGTTTGATAACAGCTATGCCCGGCTGGATGAGAAGTTCTACCAGCGCATAAAACCGACCCCGGTCAAAAACCCGCGCATCATACTTGTGAACCGGGAACTAGCCGAAGAGATGGACTTTCCGCTTCCGGAAACCGACTCGGAACTTGCGGAACTTTTTTCCGGCAACAAGCTGCCGCTGGGAGCGGAACCGCTGGCGCTGGTCTATGCCGGGCACCAGTTCGGTAATTTCGTTCCCCGGCTGGGAGACGGACGGGCTGTGCTGCTCGGAGAATTCCTGAACACCGCAGGAAAACGTTACGATATCCAGCTGAAGGGTTCCGGGCAGACCATGTTTTCCCGCAACGGCGACGGACGCTCCCCCATCGGTCCGGTTATCCGCGAATACATTGTCAGTGAAGCAATGTTTCGGCTGGGTATACCTACCACCCGAGCGCTGGCCATGACTTCCACCGGAGAAAAAGTCTACCGTGAACAAGAATTTCCCGGTGGAATTTTCACAAGGGTCGCCGCCAGCCACATCAGAATCGGCAGCTTTGAATACTTTGCATCCCGAAATGATTTCGATGCGGTGCGAACTTTAGCTGACTACACAATCAACCGCCACTACCCCGCTTTGAAGGATTCCGACAATCCATACGCGGCCCTGCTGGAAAAAGTGTGCTCTGCACAGGCCCGTCTTGTCGCAAAATGGATGCGTATCGGATTCATCCACGGGGTAATGAATACCGACAACACCACAGTATCCGGGGAAACCATTGATTACGGTCCATGTGCCTTTATGGATGGCTATGATCCTGCGACAGTATTCAGTTCAATTGATCACTACGGGCGCTACGCATATGCGCGTCAGCCATCCATCGCACAGTGGAATCTGGCTGCTTTCGCCGGATGTCTGCTGACCCTGATCCACGAGGATACTGAACTGGCTAAATCCCGGGCAGAGGAAATAGTTGAAGGATTCGGGGCAGAATTCAGGAAACATTATTTTAGCGAGATGTGCGCTAAAATCGGGCTTGTCCCGACCAGTCCGGCAAAAGATCTGCTTAATGAATTTCTGGAAATTCTGCAAAAATCAAAAGTCGATTTCACTAATAGCTTTCGAGAACTAGGCAAAGCGGTTCGGCATGAACACAGTGCACTGCTGGAGTTATTTGCTGACCGTGAGCTACTACAGAACTGGCTTGAAAAATGGCGAGGCGAACTGAAGAAGCAGGGAATAGCCCCTGAGACCGCCACCAAAGCCATGAACAGCAACAACCCGGCCTTCATCCCCCGCAACCACCGTGTTGAGGAAGCCATAAACGCAGCAATTGAACATAATGATTTTGAGCCGTGTAAAAAGCTGATCACAATCCTACTGCTTCCATACGAGGAACAGCCGGAATATGCCGAATATATGAATTTCCCCGAGCCAAACGAGCGGGTCTACCAGACTTTCTGCGGAACTTAAAAAGAAAAAAGCCCTCAATCCTAAGATTGAGGGCTTTTAGCTAATCAGAATCAGAAACTAGAATTTGACGTCAACCTGCTCGGCATCTCCTTCACGGGTGATGATTTCGCCAATCTTCCATGATTTGAGTTTCATACCGGAAAGTCTGTTGAGCACATCTTCTTCGCGGTCTTTAGCTACAACCAGAATGTAACCGATACCGGTGTTAAAGATCTGCAGCATTTCAGGCCAGCTCAGGTTACCCTGTTCTTTAAGCCAGTTGAATACCGCCGGCACTTCCCATGAATTAAAATCGATTTCTGCAGTAACCTGCTTAGGCAGGATACGCGGCAGGTTGTCATAGAACCCGCCACCGGTAACATGAACCATACCCTTGATCTCGATATCGCGGGAAAGGTTATGAACCGCATCAACGTAAATGCGTGTAGGGGTCAGCAGTGCTTCGCCGATTTTCTGATCAGTACCGGGCAGCAGATCATCCGCCTTAAGACCGGACTCATCAAAAATCTTACGCACAAGGGAGTAGCCATTGGAATGGATACCGGAAGACTCCAGACCGATGAGGGAATCACCGATGGTGATCGAAGATCCGTCAACAATCTTTGTGTTGTCAACCATGCCTACACAAAAACCGGAAAGGTCATACTCACCGTCAGCGTAAAAGCCGGGCATCTCAGCTGTCTCACCGCCGAGCAGTGCACAGCCGGACTGTTTACAGCCTTCAACGACACCCGCGATAACCTCTTCGGCTACACCGGATTCAAGTTTACCGGTTGCGAAGTAATCAAGGAAAAACAGAGGTTTTGCACCCTGTACAAGGATATCGTTTACGCTCATGGCCACAAGGTCAATACCGATGGTATCGTGCTTGTTAACGGCAAAAGCGAGTTTCAGTTTGGTTCCCACACCGTCAGCACCAGCTACCAGTACGGGTTCTTCCATCTGGGTCAGGTCGAGCTTGAAAAGCCCGCCAAAACCGCCAATATCGGTGACAACACCTTTGGTAAAGGTTGAACCCACCATATTTTTAATGCGGCCTATAAAATCATTGGCCGCATCAATATCAACACCGGCGGCCTTGTATGCATCAGAACGACTTGCCATATTATTCTCCTAACAGTCTCTAAGAGCTAAGAGGTGACTGTATATGCTGAATCCCACATAAGTTCAAGGAACAACATCACACATTTCCCACAAAGAGAAAAAGAAAAGGTCTATTGTTTGCACAGGACCGGATAAGAGTTTATACTATGCCACGGAGAAATACCATGTACAAGAAAACTTTGCTCTCAGCATTTATTATTCTGGTTACAGCTTTATGCAGCAGCGCCATGGCCGGAACCAAGTTTATCAACAAGGATACCGCCAAGGAACGCAAGCCCATCCGCATGGGAACATCAGGTGGTAACCACAGTAAGATCACGATACAATCTGATAAGAATTCAAATACGATACGTGTAAAACCTAAAGAAGATGACGAGAAAGAGGAGTACCAGCAGGTCGGTCCAATCTTCGTTGTCCCGGAAATAAAACCCTAGAACTTACTTATAAGGTACCACATGCTTCATCCGGCAAGACTCTGGAAATCGCAAAGCGGAAATAAGGTGCAATGCCGCCTGTGCAGCCATTTCTGCATAATTGACGAAAACAATCACGGTAACTGCGGAGTCCGGCAGAATGTTGACGGTCAGCTCATGACCCGCACTTATGAACTGGTTGCCGCATTGAATGTTGACCCGGTGGAAAAAAAACCGCTCTACCACTTTCTGCCCGGAACCAAAACATTTTCGATGGGCACACAGGGCTGTAATTTCGGCTGCACTTTCTGCCAGAACGCGTCCCTTTCCCAACACCCGAAAACAGGCCGCGAAATAACCGGGCAAAAAGTAACCCCGGAGATTCTGGTGGAAGCGGCAATTGCCCATGAATGCGATTCCATTTCCTACACCTATTCCGAACCGACGGTTTTCTTCGAGCTGATGCAGGACACCGCCCGCTTGGCCCACGCCAAGGGTTTGCAGAACATTATGGTTTCAAATGGATTCCAAAGCCCGGAATGCATTGAAGAGCTAACCGGACTAATCGATGCTGCAAACATCGATCTAAAAGCTTTTAATGACGACTTTTACCGAGACATTTGCGCCGGACGCCTGAGCCCGGTCCTCGACAATCTGCGGCACTTAAAAAGAAACGGCTGGTGGGTGGAGGTTACCACCCTTCTCATCCCCGGACAAAATGACTCTCCGGACGAACTGAAGCAGATGGCCGCCTTCATTGCTGACGAGCTGGGCAAAGAGGTTCCGTGGCATATTTCCCGCTTTCACCCGGACTATAAAATGCAGAATTGCCCGGTAACACCTATGGAAGACCTGCAACGAGCCAGAAAAACAGGAACTTCTGCTGGGCTGGAATATGTATATATAGGTAATGTCCCGGGCGACGATAACACATCCACTTTCTGCCCGGACTGTCATAAGGAATTGGTCAAACGGTTTGGCTTCGAAATGACAAATGCCGGACTCGCAGAAGGCATGTGCAAATACTGTGGATGTGAAATTGATGGAGTATTTTAGATAGATAAATAAATAACACAAAACATCAAACAATAAAAAATTCCAAAAAAATAAATTTAGTTCTTGCCAAGGGTATACAATTAAAGTATCCCCCTTTCTGCACGAAACGAGTCGGAGCATGGCGCAGTCTGGTAGCGCGCTTGCTTTGGGAGCAAGATGCCGGGGGTTCAAATCCTCCTGCTCCGACCAAGTAAATTCAAAGGCTTACAGCATTAATTGTTGTAAGCCTTTTTTCGTGGGGAACCGGGTGGGGACTTTTTGAAAATGTGAAACAAAACGTGATGAGATTGCCTAAGTATCGACGACAGCTTCACCATAATTTTAATACATATTTTCAGACAGATAGACTAAAAATGCATTTTCTATCCAAATACATTCTTGCCATCAGTAGACTTGGCTGAAGAGCAAGATGCCCACCTGAATGGAAAAGCCAGCCTCCGGGGAGACGGGCTTTGAATTTGTTATTATTCAATCAAAGTAGACTTAAGTTTATTTGAGCCGGGCGATAAGCTTTCTTCTCGGATAACACCCAGTCCAGAAGCCACCACGTATAGTTGCCCAATATGCATCCCGTTAAGATCAAACGAATATTTAACGTGTACAAGCTTACGTAACTTACCCAGAACTACTTTTTTCTCTTCTTTCACAATAACATAGTCAGCTTTTACTTTCCCGGCTGAAGACCAGAGATACTGACTCCATTCCTTATTGTTTAAGTCGAGAATAGTGTTTTCGTTTTTTTTACCCTTGTTGAAAATTAATTTTCCATTTTCAGCGGTAAGGATATAGCGATACATTGTTTCTTCTGGGGCATCATCCCAATAGTAAGCCCCTTCTGGGAGCTTGGTCTTGCTTCTTTCTTCTGCTGTTGAAATTCTTGTGGGCTTAGGGAGCTTTGTCCATTCTTCAATGACATAACTTCCATCATCATTGATCTTTGTACATATCCTCCTTGTAACAATTCCAAAGCCACTTTCTTTAATTTTAATAGTATCACCTAGGGGTGGTCCTAAAAACACATCTGCCTCTTTTAAGCTATTACCATTCTCGCAACAACCATTTGCTACCACTATAAAACAGATAAAGATTAAGCAACTAACCAAAGAAAAACCAAACGGTTTCACCCATCCAAGGATTGTGCGTCCAACCACGATCTCCAGTTTCAACCTCATATCCTCAATTTACTACATATGCTTTAGACCACCTGAACATATCTTTTCTTCGCACACGTGTTTCTTTTGTTTCAGAAGAGCCACTTCCAACACTCCCACATGAAGCATAATGTCTTTTAATTCTATGCTCTTCTGCTCTGTAAACTTTCTGCCATTTAATATTTGGAACAGGCACTCCGGGCAGAACAACCGGAGGAAACATCGTGATCTTGATAGTTTCCAATTCCCTGACATCTTCCCATTCAGTAAATTCATCCCACTCCTGACACTCAACCTGCTGACACTTACAATTGGGATGGGGCCGTTCCATTGTCGGCGTTCCCGAAATATTGCCATCCATCTTTAAGCAGTTGTCACAAGCCCCCTTACCAGCCTTCCAGATGTACCATTTCTTTACATTATGCCTGCGCGGAGTCGTTCCCCAAATTCTACCCGCTTCCAACCCCAAAGGATCATAAAAATTAATCGGATCATCCAGACAATACCCGTAAACATCCACATCACCGCCGCCATACCCAAGCGGATCTTGGGCAGTAAAACGCCCAATCTCGGGATCATATTCCCGGAAACCGAAATGAACCAATCCGGTATCTTTATCAACAAGCCCGGAGGCATAACCTAGCGGCAGATAAAACCGTTCGTTTGTATATATTAATACATTTCCAAACGAATCACAGATAATTCTCTTTAACTAATTTCCCTGATCATCAGCAACCATAAAAACTGATCCGACTTGATCCCTCGCTAAATAATACGTCTTCCCTTCAAGGACCGCGACGATCTGGCTTGCTTCTTCATCATGATTGAAAGTCCATATATTCTTGCCCTTACAGTCAGTGATTGCTTCAAGTGTGCTGAAATCTTTCCATTTATACTTTTCAACAATCTTACCGTTAATTTTCTTAGCACTGCGCACACCACGTTTATCGCAAATGTATTCGATAATCCGACCATCAGTCAGAACAACTTTGCAAAGTTGACCATTGGGCAGGTATTCGTATCTCGTAATCCTATTCTTAACTTTCTTCTCAGCCAGACTTCCATAAGCATTGTAGGTGTAAGTTATGTCACCAGCCTTAATGAGCCGGAGTTTATCATCATACTCATAGTGTCTGCGCTCGGAATGCAACGTTTCAGCCACCAAACGTTCGCCCTGCTTGCCATACTCGTAAGATTCGATCAGACAGTCATCCTGCCAAACCCTGTTCAATCTTCCACCTTCATCGTATCCATATTGAAGATGAAAAGCATCAGGATCAAATGCAAGCAACCTTTCAACTATGCGCCATTTATCATCACATGCGGTTGCCAGCATTGCGTATGGATTATCAACACCGGGAACGTTAAAAGTGATGGTGCGAATCTTTTCATCAGGATCAATTTCAATACCATCCTTGGCAAGTTCGTCATGGATGCTCTCTCCGGTTCCAGTCTGAGCATAGGGACGCTGGGACTGCTTTTGCTGATGCTGCCGGGTAGTAACCTCACAGACTTTGTCAAATTCAGCTAAAACCTCCATACCATATTCTGTTTCAGACAATCCCTGCGCTAATGGGTGGTCTGAATTTTCACGGATGAACTGAGCATGACACATGCGTTTGATCCGGTCATACTGATCCTTCGCAACCTCATACTCATGTTGTTTTTGATCCCACCTGGCCTGTACTTCCGGCTTGCGCATGGTCGGATACAGGATGTCTCCTTTAGAAAAGCCGTACCTATCCATAACCGGTTCAAACAACTTCTCGCCTGTGCTGCACTCCACAATTTCCCATTGAGTTTCGATCTGCATCTCAGGCGGTTCGGTTTCGCCGTACATGCGTTGCCCTGAAGTTAAGTCCTTCCAATCCTTCTTCTTCACAACAAATTCACCAGCCAAATCCATTACTCCTCCTAAGTTAAATATTTTCCGCATCTGAATGAAAACACAACATTTTCAGCCAAGCATGCGGCACAAGGAGAGCAACAACAAAAAACAAGGCGGACCTGAAATAGGTAGTTCAGGTCCGCCTTGCTGGTAAATATATCTTTTTAAAAAATGCTTTCGAAGAGAAAACAGCAAAACTACGGGGAACCATTCACCCCCAAAAATCTCGAAAAAATGTCCCCAATGCGAAATTTTATTCAATTAACTCAAAGGTTACGACATTCGCAAACGGCTTTGGGAGCAATATGCCGGGGATTCAAATCCTCCTGCTCCGACCAATGAGAATTCAAAGGCTTACAGCATTAATTGTTGTAAGCCTTTTTTCGTTGGGGAACCGGGAGGAGAACCTTTTGACGTTTGTCCGGCTAGAGCTACACGGGAAACAGATCCCATCACCGCCAGCCACGCCCCAAAAAAGGCCGCCCTCTTACGAGAACGGCCTTTTCTGAATTCAAATTTGCAGTACTTAACTGTTTTTAAGATCTTCTATGAGTTTTTGCAGTCTGGCGGACATATTAGAAAGATCATGCATAGATTGCAATGAATCAGACATCAGATCTGCGGTTTCATTTGCTATTGAATTAACCTCTGTCATACTACCGGTAATCTGTTCTGAAGCGGCGGATTGTTCTTCCGATGCCGCTGCAATTGCCCGAACTCTATCTGAGGTTTCTTCTATCATCTGCATAATCTTAGAGATAACAGCTCCAGCCTGATCGACCAGTTCCGTGCTGTTGTCTACAACTTTGGAAGTCTCCCGCATCCGATCTATGGACTTGCTTGTTCCAGCCTGTATTGTCTTAATTGCTCCCCCTACTTCCTGAGTCGCATCCATTGTTTTTTCCGCCAACTTGCGAACCTCATCAGCAACTACAGCGAAACCTCGTCCAGCCTCACCAGCCCTTGCCGCTTCGATTGCCGCATTAAGAGCCAAAAGGTTTGTCTGGTCTGCAATATCATTGATTACACCCATGACCATATTGATGGAATCGGCTTGGACACCAAGGTTATTCAGCTCTTTTTGAAGCAGATCAGTTTCGGAATTAAGTTGCTTGATGCTTTGCACCACCTGGGTAATGACCTTACCCCCCTTAGATCCTTCCATCTTTGCCTCATCGGCCATATTAGCTGTTTGCGCAGCATTGCGTGCAACTTCCATTACCGAGGAATTCATCTCTTCCATAGCTGTGGCTGATTCAGTTGCCCGTTCTTTCTGAGTATCGGCACCGGAATGGGATCTGCGAATTTTTTCGTCCAGATCAGAACTGGATGCTATGACCTGATTAACAATCTCTTCCAGCTCAACAGCAGCCTGCTGCATTCCCTCACTCTTTGCGCGTTCCGCCTGCTGTCTGGCATTATCAGCTTCTTCTGTGGCAACTTGTGCTCGCCGGGACTCTTCCTCGGCCTGCGAGGTCTTTTCATCTGCTTCAGATATCTTCTGGCGAAGCCTGTCCACCATTTTAAGCAGGCTTGACTGCAATACACCGATTTCATCATTGCGGTTTACATCAAGTCTGGTATCCAGCTTTCCTTCCGCAATTTCAGAAGCAGCACTAACAATTCCACTTACGGGGACTGTAACATTCATTTTGAGAATAAAGAAAACTCCGCCCCCTATGATGAGAACAATCGCCAGAGCGGAATATATGATAAACATTCCTATGGCGTTAGCCTCTTTCATGAATTCTTCTTCCGGAGCAGTAGAGCAGGTAATCCATCCGGTAACAGGCGATTGATCAAAAAAAGTCAGTCTCTTCAAGTTCTCTAAATCATATTTCAGATGACCATTCTTTTGGCGGACAATTTCTTTTCCCCAATCATATTCTTCAGCAACATTAACTTTGGCAATGAGCTCTTTGTTCACGTGAGAAAGGATGAGTCCATTGCTGTCTAAGATATAAATATATCCGGTATCTGCGACCTTAATATTATTGATAAATTTCTCGGCAAATATACTGATCTCAATTATAGCGGCTATGACACCGATCACGTGGTCATCTTTTTTAATCGGGGCGGAAATGATAACTACCGGAGTTCCGGTTGTACGACTGATTAACGGCTTGGAAACAAATATTTTACCCTTTGCCGCCTGTTGGAAATAGTTTCGGTCCACGTACTTATTCCCTATGGACTTGGCGCTGCTGGAGCCCACTGTATCGCCATTCATGTCAATAACATTTATTCGAATCAGTACCGGCCTGTTTTTGTTTATCTTTAACAATGCCTTTTCTACAGCGTCTCTCACTGCTTTATCATTTTTCCCGTAAGCAGCAGCATCAACAACGCTTGAAAGTCTGCCAGCCAATGAAATTTCATTTTTAAGTCCGTTTATCCACATATCGATAAGGGAAACGGAATTTGCAAGCTTGGCTTCATTCAGTTCCTCAGCAGATTCCTGTGCAGAGGTATATGACTTACTGTAAATCAATGAAGCCATTACAGCCATGCAAATAAGAATTAATGCCAGAGTCGGGACTAAAAACTTAGCTGTAAGTGAGCGCATATGTTCTCCATTTCTCAAGTTCGCGGGATCGGGCCGGTTGTCAGATTCACCTCAAGGATTCCCTTCAAAGAAGCTATCAAGGAAAATCTCCTTAATTATTCCTTAAAGGGTTTAAGGTAATCTATACATTTGTACATCTTGGATTTAAAGCTACAATATATTCATTTATAAGTGAACGCTTTTTTCCAATATCCCTAGAGAAACTAAGAAACGATACAAACCTTGACCATACAACCTGTAAAAAGATGAATGAAGAGTTCCATAAGCGTGCAAACAACTATAGAACTAGGGCATTGGAGCAAGATACCGATAGTTCAAGCCTTTTTACTACGGCGCAGAGAACTGAAAAATCCCTTACGTTTATATTACGTAAGGGATTTTTTAATTATTGGGGAACAGTGCGTATATGCTTTTATAGCTATGCTCATCCAGACTTGCGTTGAAGGGGCCAATTTTTTTACAAACCCTGTAAAATTGAGAGAGGGCAGCATAGCAAGACAAATTGATTCCATGAACTGCAACACGCCTACTTATTAGTACATGCAGTAACCAATGCATTGAAAATCCTGCGCTGCGAACCATACTGGACAAGAAATTCAGGATGCCACTGGACTCCAAGTAGAAAACGTTTTTTCCGACCTTCCACTGCCTGAATTATTCCGGCATCACACTCAGCAACAACGTCAAGTTCCTGCCCGACCTCGTTGATTGACTGATGATGTAACGAGTTGACATAAGTAGATGTTTTGCCAAGCACATCAGCCAACATGCTCCCGCTTTTAATTGATATTCTTTTATGCGGGAGAACTGTTTTAGGATTGCTTACGTCTTCATAAACATCCGCAATCTCCTGATGCAGCGAACCGCCCATGACAACGTTAATAAGCTGCATTCCCCTGCAAATCCCAAGCATTGGAATTTCATTTTCTAAAGCATGATTTATCAGCGAGACTTCAAGATCATCACGTTTCCGGTCAGCACCGGGAACCTCTTTCAACCCCAGAATCCTGCGTAATCCAAACGTCAGCACTGCAACGGAACTTAAGAATACTTTCCGGGGAATATCCCTAAGTCTAAAATGAGTAGAACCGGACTTTTCAAATATTTCTTTAAGCTTCTCTTCCCCATAAAGCGCAGGGTCAATGTCTGCCCCGCCACTGATAATTATTCCGTCAAACTCTCTTTGCTCATTATAATTATCAGGAGTTATACGGTCCGGGATTCCACCCGCAAGCCTTATATTCAACCAGAAAAAAATCCATGGGGCCAGTCCTCCTCTGGTGGGAGTGGAAACACCTATTCGTGGGGGCAACGGATCTGGCATG encodes the following:
- a CDS encoding RHS repeat-associated core domain-containing protein → MICDSFGNVLIYTNERFYLPLGYASGLVDKDTGLVHFGFREYDPEIGRFTAQDPLGYGGGDVDVYGYCLDDPINFYDPLGLEAGRIWGTTPRRHNVKKWYIWKAGKGACDNCLKMDGNISGTPTMERPHPNCKCQQVECQEWDEFTEWEDVRELETIKITMFPPVVLPGVPVPNIKWQKVYRAEEHRIKRHYASCGSVGSGSSETKETRVRRKDMFRWSKAYVVN
- the amrS gene encoding AmmeMemoRadiSam system radical SAM enzyme, with the protein product MLHPARLWKSQSGNKVQCRLCSHFCIIDENNHGNCGVRQNVDGQLMTRTYELVAALNVDPVEKKPLYHFLPGTKTFSMGTQGCNFGCTFCQNASLSQHPKTGREITGQKVTPEILVEAAIAHECDSISYTYSEPTVFFELMQDTARLAHAKGLQNIMVSNGFQSPECIEELTGLIDAANIDLKAFNDDFYRDICAGRLSPVLDNLRHLKRNGWWVEVTTLLIPGQNDSPDELKQMAAFIADELGKEVPWHISRFHPDYKMQNCPVTPMEDLQRARKTGTSAGLEYVYIGNVPGDDNTSTFCPDCHKELVKRFGFEMTNAGLAEGMCKYCGCEIDGVF
- a CDS encoding YdiU family protein — protein: MPFDNSYARLDEKFYQRIKPTPVKNPRIILVNRELAEEMDFPLPETDSELAELFSGNKLPLGAEPLALVYAGHQFGNFVPRLGDGRAVLLGEFLNTAGKRYDIQLKGSGQTMFSRNGDGRSPIGPVIREYIVSEAMFRLGIPTTRALAMTSTGEKVYREQEFPGGIFTRVAASHIRIGSFEYFASRNDFDAVRTLADYTINRHYPALKDSDNPYAALLEKVCSAQARLVAKWMRIGFIHGVMNTDNTTVSGETIDYGPCAFMDGYDPATVFSSIDHYGRYAYARQPSIAQWNLAAFAGCLLTLIHEDTELAKSRAEEIVEGFGAEFRKHYFSEMCAKIGLVPTSPAKDLLNEFLEILQKSKVDFTNSFRELGKAVRHEHSALLELFADRELLQNWLEKWRGELKKQGIAPETATKAMNSNNPAFIPRNHRVEEAINAAIEHNDFEPCKKLITILLLPYEEQPEYAEYMNFPEPNERVYQTFCGT
- a CDS encoding DUF1318 domain-containing protein, with the protein product MLKKTAQVLTFLSLLSFVACVTVNIYFPAAKVERAAEDIVEDVYGADKGQQENSKDQSAVEIFLALVTPQQALAQSVSKADVESIKKSNSAIRGLKNTITANHKKLVPFYNAGNVGITNDGYLKIISKDGLDIKQTAELRRLVSQDNDIRDQLYAEVASSMNIPGSELGKVKAIFAQEWQEGAPSGWFIQNRNGKWAKK
- the purM gene encoding phosphoribosylformylglycinamidine cyclo-ligase, which encodes MASRSDAYKAAGVDIDAANDFIGRIKNMVGSTFTKGVVTDIGGFGGLFKLDLTQMEEPVLVAGADGVGTKLKLAFAVNKHDTIGIDLVAMSVNDILVQGAKPLFFLDYFATGKLESGVAEEVIAGVVEGCKQSGCALLGGETAEMPGFYADGEYDLSGFCVGMVDNTKIVDGSSITIGDSLIGLESSGIHSNGYSLVRKIFDESGLKADDLLPGTDQKIGEALLTPTRIYVDAVHNLSRDIEIKGMVHVTGGGFYDNLPRILPKQVTAEIDFNSWEVPAVFNWLKEQGNLSWPEMLQIFNTGIGYILVVAKDREEDVLNRLSGMKLKSWKIGEIITREGDAEQVDVKF
- a CDS encoding methyl-accepting chemotaxis protein; the encoded protein is MRSLTAKFLVPTLALILICMAVMASLIYSKSYTSAQESAEELNEAKLANSVSLIDMWINGLKNEISLAGRLSSVVDAAAYGKNDKAVRDAVEKALLKINKNRPVLIRINVIDMNGDTVGSSSAKSIGNKYVDRNYFQQAAKGKIFVSKPLISRTTGTPVVIISAPIKKDDHVIGVIAAIIEISIFAEKFINNIKVADTGYIYILDSNGLILSHVNKELIAKVNVAEEYDWGKEIVRQKNGHLKYDLENLKRLTFFDQSPVTGWITCSTAPEEEFMKEANAIGMFIIYSALAIVLIIGGGVFFILKMNVTVPVSGIVSAASEIAEGKLDTRLDVNRNDEIGVLQSSLLKMVDRLRQKISEADEKTSQAEEESRRAQVATEEADNARQQAERAKSEGMQQAAVELEEIVNQVIASSSDLDEKIRRSHSGADTQKERATESATAMEEMNSSVMEVARNAAQTANMADEAKMEGSKGGKVITQVVQSIKQLNSETDLLQKELNNLGVQADSINMVMGVINDIADQTNLLALNAAIEAARAGEAGRGFAVVADEVRKLAEKTMDATQEVGGAIKTIQAGTSKSIDRMRETSKVVDNSTELVDQAGAVISKIMQMIEETSDRVRAIAAASEEQSAASEQITGSMTEVNSIANETADLMSDSLQSMHDLSNMSARLQKLIEDLKNS